The proteins below are encoded in one region of Vibrio sp. ED004:
- a CDS encoding GPR1/FUN34/YaaH family transporter, with protein MSTKLANPAPLGLMGFGMTTILLNIHNAGFFPLDSMILAMGIFYGGLSQVIVGTMCFKRGDTFGTTAFTSYGLFWLSLVGLIVMPYMGLPASPAAFMGWYLLLWGIFTGFMFIGSLCYPVAKQVVFGSLTILFFLLAARDFTGSQLIGTIAGFEGIFCGASAIYFAMAQVINNEYGRTVLPIGEKKAPQMATQEIAA; from the coding sequence ATGTCGACCAAACTAGCTAACCCAGCGCCGTTAGGCTTAATGGGTTTCGGTATGACCACTATTCTTCTTAATATCCACAACGCAGGTTTCTTTCCACTAGATTCAATGATCCTTGCAATGGGTATTTTTTACGGTGGTTTAAGCCAAGTTATCGTTGGCACAATGTGTTTCAAACGTGGTGACACGTTCGGTACAACTGCATTTACCTCTTACGGCCTATTCTGGTTGTCTCTAGTTGGTCTAATCGTAATGCCTTACATGGGCCTACCAGCAAGCCCAGCAGCATTCATGGGTTGGTACCTACTTCTATGGGGCATCTTCACAGGCTTCATGTTCATCGGTTCTCTATGCTACCCAGTAGCGAAGCAAGTAGTATTCGGCTCACTAACTATCTTGTTCTTCCTACTTGCAGCTCGTGATTTCACAGGTAGCCAATTGATCGGCACTATCGCTGGTTTCGAAGGCATCTTCTGTGGTGCTTCTGCTATTTACTTCGCAATGGCACAAGTAATCAACAACGAATACGGCCGCACAGTACTGCCAATCGGTGAGAAGAAAGCACCTCAAATGGCAACACAAGAAATCGCTGCATAA
- a CDS encoding 1-acylglycerol-3-phosphate O-acyltransferase yields MLAVLRIILATVFIIFTTLCAFVYCLFSPKNPKHVYVFCRWFNQLQKIVGVKLVQRGLENAPTPEKSVYISNHQSILDFVTDPGMLRPRTVSLGKRDLLVVPFFGLLYWITGNILINREDKSKARDTIKQVAEAIHQRDLSVWVYPEGTRSKGRGLLPFKTGAFRMAIEAGVPITPMCTSTTHNKIDFNRLNNGIVITEMLEPIDVSDYKLSEARELANHCHTLMAEKIAELDVEVARLESQQNPELDSDRSSTS; encoded by the coding sequence GTGCTTGCTGTTCTTCGTATTATCTTGGCTACGGTGTTTATTATTTTCACCACTCTATGTGCTTTTGTTTACTGCTTGTTTAGCCCCAAGAACCCTAAGCATGTGTACGTTTTCTGTCGCTGGTTCAATCAACTACAAAAGATAGTTGGTGTAAAACTGGTTCAGCGCGGCCTAGAGAATGCGCCAACACCAGAAAAAAGCGTGTATATCTCTAACCACCAAAGCATATTGGACTTTGTCACCGACCCTGGAATGCTAAGACCACGCACCGTTTCTTTAGGAAAGCGCGATTTGTTAGTGGTGCCGTTTTTTGGGCTTCTGTATTGGATCACGGGGAACATTTTGATCAACCGTGAAGACAAGTCGAAAGCGCGCGATACCATTAAACAAGTGGCAGAAGCGATTCATCAACGAGATCTGTCTGTGTGGGTTTACCCTGAAGGAACTCGTAGTAAAGGCCGCGGGCTATTGCCTTTCAAAACGGGCGCTTTCCGAATGGCAATTGAGGCAGGTGTGCCTATCACCCCTATGTGCACGAGCACCACTCACAACAAAATCGACTTTAACCGATTAAACAACGGCATTGTGATTACCGAGATGCTTGAACCTATTGATGTATCTGACTACAAGCTGAGTGAAGCAAGAGAACTGGCGAATCACTGCCATACTTTAATGGCTGAGAAGATTGCGGAGCTTGATGTCGAAGTTGCTAGATTGGAATCACAGCAAAACCCAGAGCTTGATTCTGATCGTTCTTCTACGAGCTAA
- a CDS encoding alanine/glycine:cation symporter family protein has protein sequence MQSFVDFLNGIIWSPVLIYLCLGAGLFYSVMTRFVQIRHFFEMWRLLLSGKSSNKGISSFQALAVSLSGRVGTGNIAGVAAAIGFGGPGAVFWMWVVAFFGAATAFAESTLAQIYKEEDEGQFRGGPAYYIEKAMGQKWYAWIFAIATIFACGILLPGVQSNSIGNAVEAAFGSGAMIETAVGTFSFAKIFTGTVVAIILGFIIFGGVKRIANFTQIVVPFMALAYIIIAFVIILLNISQVPVVFSMIVGDAFTPMAGFGAAIGWGVKRGVYSNEAGQGTGPHAAAAASVDHPAQQGLVQSFSIYIDTLLVCSATAFMIIITGAYNVHGGAEGVFLVQNLAANVGANGPVFTQLAIESALPGVGKPFIAFALFFFAFTTILAYYYIAETNIAYLRRTIKIPGMMFVLKLVLITAVFYGTVKTANLAWAMGDVGVGLMAWLNIVGILIIFFMSKPALKALADYEEQQSKGVTEYTFNPVKLGIKGATYWEEKYKRKTGKSPEAEVANSKPVEQPSA, from the coding sequence ATGCAGTCATTCGTTGATTTTTTGAATGGAATAATCTGGAGTCCAGTACTTATCTATCTATGTTTAGGTGCTGGTTTGTTCTACTCGGTCATGACTCGATTTGTACAAATTCGTCACTTTTTTGAAATGTGGCGTTTGTTACTATCTGGTAAAAGTTCGAATAAAGGTATCTCATCTTTCCAAGCACTTGCTGTTTCGCTATCTGGCCGTGTAGGTACAGGTAACATTGCAGGTGTTGCTGCTGCTATCGGTTTCGGTGGCCCTGGTGCAGTATTCTGGATGTGGGTTGTAGCCTTCTTTGGTGCAGCAACTGCGTTTGCAGAATCTACGCTAGCGCAAATCTACAAAGAAGAAGACGAAGGCCAGTTCCGTGGTGGTCCGGCTTACTACATCGAAAAAGCGATGGGTCAGAAGTGGTACGCATGGATCTTTGCAATCGCGACGATTTTTGCTTGTGGTATTTTACTTCCAGGTGTTCAGTCAAACAGTATCGGTAACGCTGTAGAAGCTGCATTTGGCTCAGGTGCAATGATCGAAACAGCTGTCGGTACATTCAGTTTCGCTAAAATTTTCACTGGTACTGTTGTCGCTATCATCCTTGGTTTCATCATCTTCGGTGGTGTTAAACGTATTGCGAACTTCACGCAAATCGTTGTTCCATTCATGGCATTGGCTTACATCATCATCGCGTTCGTTATCATCCTACTAAACATCAGCCAAGTTCCTGTTGTGTTCTCTATGATTGTTGGTGATGCATTCACACCTATGGCAGGCTTCGGCGCTGCGATTGGTTGGGGTGTTAAACGTGGTGTTTACTCAAACGAAGCGGGTCAAGGTACTGGTCCTCACGCAGCTGCGGCAGCAAGTGTTGATCACCCAGCTCAGCAAGGTTTGGTTCAATCATTCTCTATCTACATCGATACACTGCTAGTTTGTTCTGCTACGGCGTTCATGATCATCATCACTGGTGCTTACAACGTTCACGGTGGCGCAGAAGGCGTATTCCTTGTACAAAACCTAGCAGCAAACGTTGGTGCAAACGGCCCTGTATTTACACAGCTAGCGATTGAAAGCGCACTACCAGGTGTTGGTAAGCCATTCATCGCATTTGCTCTGTTCTTCTTCGCATTTACAACGATTCTTGCTTACTACTACATTGCAGAAACGAATATTGCTTACCTACGTCGTACCATCAAGATCCCTGGCATGATGTTCGTACTTAAGCTTGTTCTTATCACTGCGGTTTTCTATGGCACAGTTAAAACAGCGAACCTTGCATGGGCAATGGGTGACGTTGGTGTTGGCTTGATGGCATGGTTAAACATCGTTGGTATTCTGATCATCTTCTTCATGTCTAAGCCTGCGCTTAAAGCTTTGGCTGACTACGAAGAGCAACAGAGTAAAGGCGTAACCGAGTACACGTTCAACCCTGTAAAACTAGGCATCAAAGGTGCAACTTACTGGGAAGAGAAGTACAAGCGTAAGACGGGTAAGTCGCCAGAAGCTGAAGTGGCAAATAGCAAGCCAGTAGAACAGCCTTCAGCGTAA